One segment of Gordonia terrae DNA contains the following:
- a CDS encoding TIGR03089 family protein, producing MRELNNPNTITDAVFAAVADHSRPLLTYYDDSTGERTELSAATLGNWAAKTANYLVDEIGIMAGGVVAVDLPEHWQTAGILLGALWAGAEVRLDSHDGAEVLFTSRDRLDDHPDVDEVVVSSLDPFALPLRDLPPGVGDYGSVVRVHGDQYSSRHPASATVEGALIGEALDDARAVAARDGIGPGSRVVSTRPWHTGDLVIAHLLTPLLVGGSLVHVTGASPERVSAIAEMEKATLVLS from the coding sequence GTGCGTGAACTGAACAATCCGAACACGATCACCGATGCCGTCTTCGCCGCGGTCGCCGACCATTCGCGGCCACTGCTGACCTACTACGACGACTCGACCGGGGAGCGCACCGAACTGTCCGCCGCCACGCTGGGCAACTGGGCGGCGAAGACGGCGAACTACCTGGTCGACGAGATCGGGATCATGGCGGGCGGTGTCGTCGCCGTCGACCTCCCGGAACACTGGCAGACAGCGGGTATTCTGCTGGGCGCGCTCTGGGCGGGCGCCGAGGTGCGTCTCGACTCCCACGACGGCGCGGAGGTCCTGTTCACCAGCCGTGACCGTCTCGACGATCACCCGGACGTGGACGAGGTCGTGGTTTCCTCGCTCGATCCGTTCGCGTTGCCGCTGCGCGACCTGCCGCCCGGTGTCGGCGATTACGGCAGCGTCGTCCGCGTCCACGGCGATCAGTACTCGTCCCGCCATCCGGCCTCGGCCACCGTCGAGGGCGCCCTGATCGGCGAGGCGCTCGACGACGCTCGGGCCGTCGCGGCACGCGACGGCATCGGACCGGGCTCCCGCGTGGTGTCCACCCGGCCGTGGCACACGGGCGATCTGGTGATCGCCCATCTCCTGACACCACTACTGGTGGGCGGCAGCCTCGTTCACGTCACGGGGGCCTCGCCGGAACGGGTCTCGGCGATCGCCGAGATGGAGAAGGCCACGCTGGTCCTGTCCTGA